The Dyella caseinilytica genome has a window encoding:
- the murG gene encoding undecaprenyldiphospho-muramoylpentapeptide beta-N-acetylglucosaminyltransferase — protein MSAQAPVLIMAGGTGGHIFPGLAVAETLRAQGVPVVWLGAAGGMETKVVPAHGIELHTVAVSGLRGKGLKSRLLAPWMLLRALLSSMAVLGKLKPRSVLSMGGYVAGPGGIAARLLHRPLLVHEQNRVAGFTNRKLAAHASRVMAGFADSLPNAQWVGNPVRGSIATLPLPAQRLVGRHGKPRLLVLGGSLGARALNLSVPQALADIPADQRPEVLHQCGSRGIDEARQAYADAGVEARIVPFIEDMAGTYAWADLAVCRAGALTLAELTACGLGAVLVPFPHAVDDHQTRNAEALVAVGAAELIQERDLNTKDLAQRLTALLGDHAKLLAMAEAARTLAKPDAAADIARACLEVAA, from the coding sequence ATGAGTGCGCAGGCTCCTGTGCTGATCATGGCCGGCGGTACCGGTGGCCACATTTTCCCCGGCCTGGCCGTGGCGGAAACGCTGCGCGCGCAGGGCGTGCCCGTCGTGTGGCTGGGCGCGGCCGGCGGCATGGAAACCAAGGTCGTGCCGGCGCACGGTATCGAACTGCATACGGTCGCGGTGAGCGGTCTGCGAGGTAAAGGCCTGAAGTCGCGTTTGCTGGCGCCATGGATGCTGCTGCGTGCCCTGTTGTCGTCGATGGCTGTGCTGGGCAAGCTGAAGCCGCGCAGCGTGCTGTCGATGGGTGGTTACGTAGCGGGACCGGGCGGTATCGCCGCGCGCTTGTTGCATCGCCCCTTGCTGGTGCACGAACAGAATCGCGTGGCGGGTTTCACCAATCGCAAGCTGGCTGCGCATGCGAGCCGTGTGATGGCCGGGTTTGCCGATAGCCTGCCGAATGCGCAGTGGGTGGGCAATCCCGTGCGTGGATCGATTGCCACTTTGCCGCTGCCCGCACAGCGTTTGGTCGGACGCCATGGCAAGCCGCGTTTGCTGGTGCTCGGCGGCAGTCTCGGCGCACGCGCGCTGAACTTGTCCGTTCCGCAGGCCTTGGCCGACATACCGGCGGATCAGCGGCCGGAAGTGCTGCATCAGTGTGGCAGCCGAGGCATCGACGAAGCGCGTCAAGCGTATGCGGATGCGGGTGTCGAGGCGCGCATCGTGCCATTTATCGAAGACATGGCCGGCACTTACGCGTGGGCCGATCTGGCGGTGTGCCGTGCTGGCGCGCTGACGCTGGCCGAGCTGACCGCCTGTGGGCTGGGGGCGGTGCTGGTGCCGTTCCCTCATGCGGTGGACGACCACCAAACCCGCAATGCCGAGGCGCTGGTCGCCGTTGGTGCGGCCGAATTGATCCAGGAACGTGATTTGAATACGAAGGATTTGGCGCAGCGTCTGACTGCGCTGCTGGGCGATCACGCCAAATTGCTTGCGATGGCGGAAGCTGCACGCACGTTGGCCAAGCCGGATGCTGCGGCAGATATCGCCCGTGCTTGCCTGGAGGTGGCCGCATGA
- the ftsW gene encoding putative lipid II flippase FtsW: MFGFDTTQAKRRQGPRGKFDLPLLVALIGLACVGVVMVASSSIAVADSSHMGQFYYLKKHLLFLGLGVVAAGVAMRTELKVVEKHAFFLMLVAFIMLLAVFVPHLGMKLNGARRWLNLIVTSFQPVEAVKLILVVYLASYLVRHRESIETRFLGLIKPLAVSGVMVLLLLAQPDFGSATLIIAVTIAMVWLGGSRPIFLFLMGLPLMPLLVIAATSENYRMKRLTSFMNPWAHPFDDGFQLTQSLMAIGRGEWFGVGLGSSVLKLSYLPEAHTDFIFAVIGEELGLFGILAVMGLFALTVWRGLYVGLKGVEIGQRFAGYIAFGISLMLGLQTMVSIGVNLGALPTKGLTLPLISYGGSSIVLTCAMAGVLLRATFEIYRAIDARQMATRVPAAAVPDANPASARDREAVAA; encoded by the coding sequence ATGTTCGGCTTTGACACAACCCAGGCAAAGCGTCGGCAAGGTCCGCGCGGCAAGTTCGACTTGCCGTTGCTGGTGGCCTTGATCGGTCTTGCCTGCGTGGGTGTCGTGATGGTCGCATCTAGCTCGATCGCAGTGGCCGACAGTTCGCACATGGGGCAGTTCTACTACCTCAAGAAACATCTGTTGTTTCTCGGACTTGGCGTGGTTGCTGCCGGCGTCGCCATGCGCACCGAACTGAAGGTGGTAGAGAAGCACGCCTTCTTCTTGATGCTGGTGGCCTTCATCATGCTGCTTGCGGTGTTCGTGCCGCACCTGGGCATGAAGCTCAATGGCGCGCGACGCTGGCTCAATCTGATCGTGACGTCGTTCCAGCCGGTGGAGGCGGTAAAGCTGATCCTGGTCGTGTACCTGGCCAGCTATCTGGTGCGCCATCGTGAAAGCATCGAGACCCGTTTCCTCGGGCTGATCAAGCCGCTCGCCGTATCCGGCGTGATGGTGCTGTTGTTGCTGGCGCAGCCGGACTTCGGCTCGGCCACGCTGATCATTGCAGTGACGATCGCGATGGTGTGGCTGGGTGGATCGCGGCCGATCTTCCTGTTCCTGATGGGGTTGCCGCTGATGCCATTGCTGGTGATCGCGGCGACCAGTGAAAACTACCGCATGAAGCGCCTGACCTCCTTCATGAATCCCTGGGCGCATCCGTTTGACGATGGCTTCCAGTTGACGCAGTCGCTGATGGCGATCGGTCGTGGCGAGTGGTTTGGTGTGGGCTTGGGTTCGAGCGTCTTGAAGCTGTCCTATCTCCCTGAGGCGCATACCGACTTTATCTTTGCCGTCATCGGCGAAGAGCTGGGGCTGTTTGGCATCCTAGCGGTAATGGGTTTGTTCGCGCTAACGGTTTGGCGCGGCCTGTATGTCGGCCTGAAGGGTGTGGAAATCGGCCAGCGTTTCGCGGGTTACATCGCATTCGGCATCTCGTTGATGCTCGGCTTGCAGACCATGGTGTCGATCGGCGTGAACCTTGGTGCGCTGCCAACCAAGGGTTTGACTTTGCCGCTGATCAGCTACGGCGGTTCGTCGATTGTGCTGACCTGCGCGATGGCGGGCGTGTTGTTGCGGGCGACATTCGAAATCTATCGCGCCATCGATGCGCGGCAGATGGCGACGCGCGTGCCAGCGGCGGCCGTGCCCGATGCAAATCCAGCCAGCGCGCGCGATCGCGAAGCGGTGGCGGCATGA
- a CDS encoding cell division protein FtsQ/DivIB encodes MRGSIRLVAWCLAIALVVMPIVGVLCGWFAADRWPVTQLTLQAEFKHVSAEQIRAAVLPRLGKGFFALNLDGVQKAVAALPWVESVEASKRWPDTLLLRVYERQPFARWNSNQLISQEGKVFTVPDAADYAQLPDLHGPDDHLAEVVSFFADAQKAFTGTHLKIVGVTLTDRGSWSVATDTGAQIVIGDRNQAGRRLRRFLDVYPQVISGHDQGFVYADLRYTNGFAVKWPQAPAAPTAPTAGGTPRT; translated from the coding sequence ATGAGGGGAAGCATTCGCCTCGTCGCCTGGTGTCTGGCCATCGCCCTGGTGGTGATGCCGATCGTCGGCGTGTTGTGCGGCTGGTTTGCCGCCGACCGCTGGCCGGTGACCCAGTTGACGTTACAGGCCGAGTTCAAGCACGTGAGCGCGGAGCAGATCCGCGCCGCCGTGCTGCCGCGCCTGGGCAAAGGCTTCTTCGCTTTGAACCTCGATGGCGTGCAGAAAGCCGTGGCGGCACTGCCGTGGGTGGAGTCGGTGGAAGCCAGCAAGCGCTGGCCCGACACCTTGCTGCTGCGTGTCTATGAGCGCCAGCCATTTGCACGCTGGAATTCCAATCAATTGATCAGCCAGGAAGGCAAGGTATTTACCGTGCCGGATGCTGCCGATTACGCACAGTTGCCGGATCTGCATGGTCCAGACGATCACCTCGCCGAAGTGGTGAGCTTCTTCGCCGATGCGCAGAAAGCCTTTACCGGCACGCATCTGAAGATCGTCGGCGTGACCCTCACCGACCGCGGCAGCTGGAGCGTCGCGACGGATACCGGCGCGCAGATCGTGATCGGTGATCGCAATCAGGCGGGGCGCCGGTTACGGCGCTTCCTTGATGTCTATCCGCAGGTCATCTCTGGCCACGATCAAGGTTTTGTGTACGCCGATCTTCGTTACACCAACGGCTTTGCCGTGAAATGGCCGCAAGCGCCGGCCGCCCCGACCGCTCCCACAGCCGGAGGCACGCCCCGCACATGA
- the murC gene encoding UDP-N-acetylmuramate--L-alanine ligase: MTPRRLLAHEDLMSTFRRVHFIGIGGVGMSGIAEVLHNLGYAVSGSDRSESPTALRLRELGIDVRIGHAAAHISDADVVVTSSAIKQDNPELVAAREARIPVIPRAEMLGELMRFRRGVAIAGTHGKTTTTSLAASVLAEANYDPTFVIGGQLNAVGANARLGTGQYLVAEADESDGSFLLLSPVIAVVTNIDADHLENYQGDFALVRKAFSDFLHRLPFYGLAVLCVDDPEVAELAKITARRVMTYGIDAEYADVRAINVQQRGFEMHFDLLLPGVSHPIPVTLNLPGRHNVLNALAAASIGWQLGVEAEAIAHALANFQGVGRRFHRRGEIALDKGKAMLVDDYGHHPRELAAVFAAARGGWPDRRLVVGFQPHRYSRTRDLLDDFANVLAEADVLVLTEVYPAGEAPIAGADGRALARAVRARGKVDPVLISHPRELKDTLATLLRDGDLLLLLGAGDIGAAAVELAQTGHLRTSET; this comes from the coding sequence ATGACGCCGCGTCGCCTGCTCGCGCACGAAGATTTGATGAGCACCTTCCGCCGCGTGCACTTCATTGGCATTGGCGGCGTGGGCATGAGCGGTATTGCTGAAGTGCTGCACAATCTCGGTTACGCCGTGTCCGGCTCGGATCGCAGCGAATCACCGACGGCCTTGCGCTTGCGTGAGCTGGGTATCGATGTGCGCATCGGTCATGCCGCCGCGCATATCAGCGACGCCGATGTCGTGGTGACGTCTAGCGCAATCAAGCAAGACAACCCGGAGCTGGTCGCTGCGCGTGAAGCGCGCATTCCGGTCATTCCTCGCGCCGAAATGCTCGGGGAATTGATGCGCTTCCGCCGCGGCGTGGCCATTGCCGGTACGCACGGAAAGACCACGACCACCAGCCTGGCAGCCAGCGTGCTGGCTGAAGCCAATTACGATCCCACGTTTGTGATCGGTGGCCAGCTCAATGCCGTCGGTGCGAATGCGCGCCTGGGTACTGGCCAGTACCTGGTGGCGGAAGCGGATGAATCGGATGGTTCGTTCCTGCTGCTGTCGCCGGTGATCGCTGTCGTTACCAATATCGACGCCGATCATTTGGAGAACTATCAAGGCGATTTCGCGCTGGTGCGCAAGGCCTTTAGCGATTTTCTGCATCGTCTGCCGTTCTACGGTCTGGCTGTGTTGTGCGTGGATGATCCGGAGGTCGCCGAACTGGCCAAGATCACTGCACGCCGTGTGATGACCTATGGCATTGATGCCGAGTATGCCGACGTGCGTGCCATCAATGTGCAGCAGCGCGGTTTCGAAATGCACTTCGATCTGCTGCTGCCGGGTGTGAGTCATCCGATCCCGGTAACGCTGAACTTGCCGGGCCGCCACAACGTGCTCAATGCGCTGGCTGCTGCGTCGATCGGCTGGCAACTGGGTGTGGAAGCCGAAGCGATTGCACACGCGCTGGCTAACTTCCAGGGCGTGGGGCGCCGTTTTCATCGCCGTGGCGAGATCGCGTTGGATAAAGGTAAGGCGATGTTGGTCGATGACTACGGCCATCATCCACGCGAACTGGCGGCAGTGTTTGCGGCTGCGCGTGGTGGTTGGCCGGATCGCCGTCTGGTGGTCGGCTTCCAGCCGCATCGTTATAGCCGCACGCGCGATCTGCTCGACGACTTCGCGAACGTGTTGGCCGAAGCCGATGTGTTGGTGCTGACCGAAGTCTATCCCGCTGGCGAAGCGCCTATCGCAGGCGCGGATGGCCGGGCGCTGGCGCGCGCTGTGCGTGCGCGCGGCAAGGTCGACCCAGTGCTGATCAGTCATCCACGCGAATTGAAAGATACGTTGGCGACCTTGTTGCGTGATGGTGATTTGTTGTTGCTGCTGGGCGCCGGCGATATCGGTGCAGCTGCGGTGGAGTTGGCCCAGACCGGACATTTAAGGACGAGCGAAACATGA
- a CDS encoding D-alanine--D-alanine ligase produces the protein MSKIQDSAQFGRVAVVMGGSSAEREVSLDSGRNVLAALQARGVDAHAIDGIPALLDALRAGHFARVFNILHGQHGGGEDGVLQGALESLNVPYTGSGVLGSALSMDKTRSKRVWQSLGLPTPKFVALPRGADVHAAAKEIGFPLIVKPACEGSSVGVTRVFEEKDLDAAVALAEKYPGDLLMETLIEGDELTVGVLGRQVLPSIHIVPKGAFYDYNAKYIAEDTRYICPGLEGEAEAALRALSLEAFDALGCYGWGRVDVMRDRQGRNWLLEVNTAPGMTSHSLVPKAAAVAGIDYQELCWRVLETSFREAQ, from the coding sequence ATGAGCAAGATTCAGGATTCCGCGCAATTTGGCCGTGTCGCTGTCGTGATGGGCGGCAGTTCGGCCGAGCGTGAGGTATCGCTCGATTCGGGCCGCAATGTGCTTGCCGCGTTGCAGGCGCGTGGTGTCGATGCGCATGCGATCGACGGTATTCCCGCGTTGCTTGATGCGCTGCGCGCAGGACACTTTGCGCGCGTGTTCAACATCCTGCACGGCCAGCATGGCGGCGGTGAGGATGGCGTGCTGCAAGGCGCACTGGAATCCTTGAATGTGCCGTACACCGGTTCGGGTGTACTCGGTTCCGCGTTGTCGATGGACAAGACGCGTTCCAAACGCGTGTGGCAATCGCTTGGCCTGCCGACGCCGAAGTTCGTGGCTCTTCCGCGCGGTGCGGATGTGCATGCCGCCGCTAAAGAAATCGGCTTCCCGCTGATCGTCAAACCTGCGTGTGAAGGTTCCAGTGTTGGTGTGACGCGCGTGTTCGAGGAAAAGGATCTCGATGCTGCCGTAGCCCTCGCCGAGAAATATCCGGGCGACCTGCTGATGGAAACGCTGATCGAGGGTGACGAACTTACCGTTGGCGTGCTTGGCCGCCAGGTGCTGCCGAGCATCCACATCGTGCCGAAGGGCGCGTTCTACGATTACAACGCCAAATACATTGCCGAAGACACGCGTTACATCTGCCCGGGTCTGGAAGGTGAGGCGGAAGCGGCGTTGCGCGCATTGTCGCTGGAGGCGTTCGATGCCCTGGGCTGTTACGGCTGGGGCCGTGTTGACGTGATGCGCGATCGTCAAGGCCGCAACTGGTTGCTGGAAGTGAATACCGCACCGGGCATGACGTCGCACTCGCTGGTACCGAAGGCTGCTGCGGTGGCCGGCATCGACTATCAGGAACTGTGCTGGCGCGTGCTGGAAACGAGTTTCAGGGAGGCGCAATGA